A region from the Variovorax paradoxus genome encodes:
- a CDS encoding sulfite reductase flavoprotein subunit alpha — protein MALLRRIWFQIHWFIGITAGSVLVVIGLSGAVLSFRAEIVDAINPGLRHIPNPTGVAALRPAALAAQVQAAEPARRIAALTVFAEPGRPARINFAPPEGQRQGEVRLADPWTGALLSVPTGEAFFEFVEHLHRWLLLPRDAGKPVTGTLAAGLLVLALSGLYLRWPRRPLAWRAWLKLDFALGGRAFLWNLHAVAGTVALLAYLVSSLTGIYWGFDAVRSMVDEAAGEGRVVRAQRMQAGSAPARAQPAPDLQRVWQSFLDEAGGDWSQATLRLPARNASQVEATYLRANPEHERARNRLYLDAATGEATRHERYADKPLAGRLVNSIYPMHMGTYWGLPGRIVMLLSSLGLALFAVTGWMLYLGRRRTKRAVRQERMRLGSALRPDGPGAEPVLLTFASQTGQAERIALQTAAVLQSAGVAVVLQPLVRLSVDALRRYRKVLLVASTFGDGDPPDSLRAFARQFARQTGSGLQHVHYGLLALGDRHYANFCGFGRALDHDLRGHGAQALFPMIEVHNGDAGALARWQQSLAEAFEVQSGAWKAHEPKAAPFEPWRLVRRTLLNAGSQGDPLFEIEFAHSGAAAWAPGALAELLPRQPAHAVEQFLRRAALDGRTRVRCDGRECTLEDALARSMLPAAPAASAQALADMLVPLAPRRYSVASIAADGCVQLLVRQARHADGMGVASGWLTEGAPLDATVELRLLPNPAFALVDDEVPCVFIGNGSGFAGLRAHLRERVRRGHGRNWLVFGERNAAHDAFCAEDIAQWQAAAALERVDLVFSRDQAERLYVQHRLREAAGQLRQWVDSGAAVYVCGSLEGMAPGVDLALREVLGSAVYEDLVAEGRYRRDVY, from the coding sequence ATGGCTCTCCTGAGACGGATCTGGTTCCAGATCCACTGGTTCATCGGCATCACGGCCGGCAGCGTGCTTGTCGTGATCGGCCTGAGCGGCGCGGTGCTCTCCTTTCGCGCCGAGATCGTCGACGCGATCAATCCCGGGCTGCGCCACATCCCCAATCCGACCGGCGTGGCAGCGCTGCGGCCCGCGGCGCTCGCGGCGCAGGTGCAGGCGGCGGAGCCGGCACGGCGCATCGCCGCGCTCACGGTGTTCGCCGAACCCGGGCGGCCGGCGCGCATCAACTTCGCGCCGCCCGAAGGCCAGCGCCAGGGCGAAGTCCGGCTGGCCGATCCCTGGACGGGCGCGCTGCTGTCCGTGCCCACGGGCGAGGCCTTCTTCGAGTTTGTCGAGCACCTGCATCGCTGGCTGCTGCTGCCGCGCGATGCGGGCAAGCCCGTCACGGGTACGCTGGCCGCGGGGCTGCTGGTGCTTGCGCTGTCGGGCCTCTATCTGCGCTGGCCGCGCCGGCCGCTCGCATGGCGGGCCTGGTTGAAGCTGGACTTTGCGCTCGGTGGCCGCGCCTTCCTCTGGAACCTGCATGCGGTGGCCGGCACCGTCGCGCTGCTGGCGTACCTGGTCTCGAGCCTGACGGGCATCTACTGGGGCTTCGACGCCGTGCGCTCGATGGTCGACGAGGCCGCCGGCGAAGGGCGCGTGGTCCGCGCGCAGCGCATGCAGGCCGGCAGCGCGCCTGCCAGGGCGCAGCCGGCGCCCGACCTGCAGCGCGTGTGGCAGTCCTTCCTCGATGAAGCCGGCGGCGACTGGAGCCAGGCCACGCTGCGCCTGCCGGCGCGCAACGCATCGCAGGTCGAGGCGACCTACCTGCGTGCCAACCCCGAGCACGAACGCGCACGCAACCGCCTCTACCTCGACGCCGCCACGGGCGAAGCCACCCGGCATGAACGCTATGCCGACAAGCCGCTGGCGGGCCGGCTGGTCAACAGCATCTATCCGATGCACATGGGCACCTACTGGGGCTTGCCGGGCCGCATCGTGATGCTGCTCAGCAGCCTGGGCCTGGCGCTGTTCGCGGTCACGGGGTGGATGCTCTATCTCGGACGCCGGCGCACGAAGCGGGCCGTGCGCCAAGAGCGCATGCGGCTCGGCTCCGCGCTGCGGCCGGACGGGCCCGGCGCCGAGCCCGTGCTGCTCACCTTTGCCAGCCAGACCGGCCAGGCGGAGCGCATCGCGCTGCAGACGGCCGCGGTGCTGCAATCGGCCGGCGTCGCGGTGGTGCTGCAGCCGCTGGTCCGCCTGAGCGTGGATGCGCTGCGGCGCTACCGCAAGGTGCTGCTGGTGGCCAGCACCTTCGGCGATGGCGATCCGCCGGACAGCCTGCGCGCCTTTGCGCGCCAGTTCGCGCGGCAGACCGGCTCCGGCCTGCAGCATGTGCACTACGGCCTGCTCGCGCTGGGCGACAGGCACTACGCCAACTTCTGCGGCTTCGGCCGGGCGCTGGACCACGACCTGCGCGGCCACGGCGCGCAGGCGCTGTTCCCGATGATCGAAGTGCACAACGGCGATGCCGGTGCGCTGGCCCGCTGGCAGCAGTCGCTGGCCGAAGCGTTCGAAGTGCAGTCTGGCGCATGGAAGGCGCATGAACCGAAGGCGGCTCCTTTCGAGCCCTGGCGCCTCGTGCGGCGGACCCTGCTCAATGCCGGCAGCCAGGGCGATCCGCTGTTCGAGATCGAGTTCGCGCATTCCGGCGCGGCCGCCTGGGCGCCGGGCGCGCTCGCCGAACTGCTGCCGCGCCAGCCCGCCCACGCTGTCGAGCAATTCCTGCGCCGCGCCGCGCTCGACGGGCGAACCCGCGTGCGCTGCGATGGCCGCGAGTGCACGCTCGAAGACGCGCTGGCTCGCAGCATGCTTCCCGCCGCACCGGCGGCCAGCGCGCAGGCGCTGGCCGACATGCTGGTGCCGCTCGCGCCGCGGCGATATTCGGTGGCCTCGATCGCGGCCGACGGCTGCGTGCAGCTGCTCGTGCGCCAGGCGCGCCACGCGGATGGCATGGGCGTGGCCTCGGGCTGGCTGACCGAGGGCGCGCCGCTGGATGCAACGGTCGAGCTTCGCCTGCTGCCCAATCCCGCTTTCGCACTCGTCGACGACGAAGTTCCCTGTGTTTTCATCGGCAATGGCTCCGGCTTTGCCGGCCTGCGTGCCCATCTTCGCGAGCGCGTGCGGCGAGGCCACGGGCGCAACTGGCTGGTGTTCGGCGAGCGGAACGCCGCGCACGATGCTTTCTGCGCCGAGGACATCGCGCAGTGGCAGGCGGCCGCGGCGCTCGAGCGCGTCGACCTGGTGTTCTCGCGCGACCAGGCCGAGCGCCTGTACGTGCAGCACCGGCTGCGCGAGGCGGCCGGCCAGCTGCGCCAATGGGTGGACAGCGGTGCCGCGGTCTACGTCTGCGGCAGCCTCGAAGGCATGGCGCCGGGCGTCGACCTGGCCTTGCGCGAGGTGCTGGGTTCGGCGGTCTACGAAGACCTGGTTGCAGAGGGCCGCTATCGGCGCGATGTCTATTGA
- a CDS encoding alpha-ketoacid dehydrogenase subunit beta, translating to MMMKDLSYSEAAVLALQHEMQADARVVVLGEDVGRGGIFGQYKGLQQAFGAERVIDAPISEAAIMGAGVGMALAGLRPVVEMRVVDFALCGMDELVNQAAKNRFMFGGQGRVPLVARMPGGIWDASAAQHSQSLEAWFAHLPGVVVVSPSTPQDNYSLLRAALQCGDPVVYIEHKTLWGLRGEVNEDLAVPLGKARRVREGHALTLVSWSKQMQACAEACDALAAEGIAVDLIDLRTLWPWDRETVLASCARTRRLLVVHEAVQVAGFGAEIAASAAEATGCRVARLGAPRIPVGYAPVLEAQSRVGPEAIAAAARKLLG from the coding sequence ATGATGATGAAGGACCTCAGCTATTCCGAAGCCGCCGTGCTCGCGCTCCAGCACGAGATGCAGGCCGATGCGCGCGTGGTCGTTCTCGGCGAAGACGTCGGCCGCGGCGGCATCTTCGGCCAATACAAGGGCTTGCAGCAGGCCTTCGGCGCCGAGCGCGTGATCGACGCGCCGATCAGCGAGGCCGCGATCATGGGCGCCGGCGTGGGCATGGCGCTCGCGGGCCTCCGGCCCGTGGTCGAGATGCGGGTGGTCGACTTCGCGCTCTGCGGCATGGACGAGCTGGTGAACCAGGCCGCCAAGAACCGCTTCATGTTCGGCGGCCAGGGCCGCGTGCCGCTGGTGGCGCGCATGCCCGGCGGCATCTGGGACGCCTCGGCCGCGCAGCATTCGCAGTCGCTCGAGGCCTGGTTCGCGCACCTGCCGGGCGTGGTGGTGGTGAGCCCGTCGACGCCGCAGGACAACTACAGCCTGCTGCGCGCCGCGCTGCAGTGCGGCGACCCGGTGGTCTACATCGAGCACAAGACGCTCTGGGGCCTGCGCGGCGAAGTGAATGAAGACCTCGCCGTACCGCTCGGCAAGGCGCGCCGCGTGCGCGAAGGCCATGCGCTCACGCTCGTGAGCTGGAGCAAGCAGATGCAGGCCTGTGCCGAGGCCTGCGACGCACTGGCCGCCGAAGGCATCGCGGTCGACCTGATCGACCTGCGCACGCTCTGGCCCTGGGACCGCGAGACGGTGCTCGCGTCGTGCGCGCGCACCCGGCGGCTGCTGGTGGTGCACGAGGCGGTGCAGGTGGCGGGCTTCGGCGCCGAGATTGCAGCCAGCGCCGCGGAGGCCACGGGCTGCCGCGTGGCGCGGCTCGGCGCGCCGCGCATTCCGGTCGGCTATGCGCCGGTGCTGGAGGCGCAATCGCGCGTCGGCCCCGAAGCCATCGCGGCGGCCGCGAGAAAACTGCTGGGCTGA
- a CDS encoding LysR family transcriptional regulator, with protein sequence MINELRTFIAVCRHGTFAAAGDRIGLTQSAVSSQVKRLEEALGFELFERTGRSATLNAAGQTTLARAEEICALYAKLGELPDDAASGGLLRIGAIASAQSTLVARALARLRKAQPLLRVHVSPGVSMRLMDELDAGTIDAAVIIRPPFGILPELAWQPLVQEPYVLIAAKKLPGKDWRALLQEQPFLRYDRASFGGRMVERFLRREGIAVNDSIELDEIAGLIHMTSKGLGVALVPLVEAHLPLPASVRMLSLGELTFHREVGLLQRKPRASPPAAAQFAQCLREAAQ encoded by the coding sequence ATGATCAACGAACTCAGAACCTTCATCGCCGTCTGCCGCCACGGAACCTTTGCGGCCGCGGGAGACCGGATCGGCCTGACGCAGTCGGCGGTCAGCAGCCAGGTCAAGCGGCTCGAGGAAGCCCTGGGGTTCGAGTTGTTCGAGCGGACCGGGCGCTCCGCCACCCTGAATGCGGCCGGCCAGACGACGCTGGCGCGTGCGGAGGAGATCTGCGCGCTCTATGCCAAGCTCGGCGAGCTTCCCGATGACGCCGCGAGCGGCGGGCTGCTGCGCATCGGCGCCATTGCCTCGGCGCAATCGACGCTGGTCGCGCGGGCGCTTGCCAGGCTGCGCAAGGCACAGCCGCTGCTGCGCGTCCATGTGTCGCCCGGCGTGTCGATGCGGCTGATGGACGAGCTCGACGCAGGCACGATCGATGCAGCGGTGATCATCCGGCCGCCGTTCGGCATTCTTCCGGAGCTGGCGTGGCAGCCGCTGGTGCAGGAACCGTACGTGCTCATCGCGGCCAAAAAATTGCCGGGCAAGGACTGGCGCGCACTCCTCCAGGAACAGCCCTTCCTGCGCTACGACCGCGCATCGTTCGGCGGCCGCATGGTGGAAAGATTTCTTCGTCGCGAAGGCATCGCGGTCAACGATTCGATCGAACTGGACGAGATCGCCGGGCTCATCCACATGACGTCCAAGGGGCTGGGCGTTGCGCTCGTTCCGCTGGTCGAGGCGCACCTTCCGCTGCCCGCGAGCGTTCGCATGCTCTCGCTCGGCGAGCTCACGTTCCACCGCGAGGTGGGCCTTCTGCAGCGCAAGCCGCGGGCCAGCCCGCCTGCCGCCGCGCAGTTTGCGCAGTGCCTGCGGGAAGCCGCTCAATAG
- a CDS encoding SDR family oxidoreductase: MALSNKPTSPVLTGKAAFVTGGSRGIGAAIVRRLAQDGAAVAFSYASSSAPADELVRSIEAEGGRALALKIDSADAAALTAGIDEAARKLGRIDVLVNNAGVFLPGTLEDFSLEDFDRTLDINVRAVFVAAKAAVRHMGEGGRIINIGSTNAERMPWPGGSAYAMSKSALKGLVQGLARDLGPRGITVNNVQPGPVNTDMNPVDGPNAPAMHGLMALARHGRPEEIAGMVAYLASPEAAFVTGASLNIDGGFAA, encoded by the coding sequence ATGGCACTCAGCAACAAACCCACTTCCCCTGTTCTCACGGGCAAGGCCGCTTTCGTTACCGGCGGTTCGCGCGGCATCGGCGCCGCCATCGTGCGCCGCCTGGCCCAGGACGGCGCCGCCGTCGCCTTCAGCTATGCCAGCTCGAGCGCCCCGGCCGACGAACTCGTGCGCAGCATCGAGGCCGAAGGCGGCCGCGCGCTGGCGCTGAAGATCGACAGCGCCGATGCCGCCGCGCTCACCGCCGGCATCGACGAGGCCGCGCGCAAGCTCGGCCGCATCGACGTGCTGGTCAACAACGCCGGCGTCTTCCTGCCCGGCACCCTCGAAGATTTTTCGCTCGAGGATTTCGACCGCACGCTGGACATCAACGTGCGCGCCGTGTTCGTGGCGGCCAAGGCCGCCGTGCGCCACATGGGCGAAGGCGGCCGCATCATCAACATCGGCAGCACCAACGCCGAGCGCATGCCCTGGCCCGGCGGCAGCGCCTATGCGATGAGCAAGTCGGCGCTCAAGGGACTGGTGCAGGGCCTCGCGCGCGACCTTGGCCCGCGCGGCATCACGGTCAACAACGTGCAGCCCGGCCCGGTCAACACCGACATGAACCCGGTCGACGGCCCGAACGCTCCCGCAATGCACGGGCTGATGGCGCTGGCCCGCCATGGGCGCCCAGAGGAAATCGCCGGCATGGTGGCGTACCTCGCGAGCCCTGAAGCGGCCTTTGTGACGGGCGCCAGCCTCAACATCGACGGCGGCTTCGCCGCCTGA
- a CDS encoding DUF1840 domain-containing protein: MLYRFQSRASPDFVMLEVHARQLFDIVGKPLAPKGIITLEQIPAAIAALESALAREASNPHNHDDYAVEGHANEAEKQHVGLHQRAAPLLHMLRDSLADKKDVTWKT, encoded by the coding sequence ATGCTGTACCGATTCCAGTCCCGGGCCTCGCCTGACTTCGTGATGCTGGAGGTGCATGCCCGCCAGCTGTTCGACATCGTCGGCAAGCCGCTCGCGCCCAAAGGCATCATCACCCTCGAGCAGATTCCCGCCGCCATCGCGGCGCTCGAATCCGCGCTGGCACGCGAGGCCAGCAATCCGCACAACCACGACGACTACGCCGTCGAAGGCCATGCCAACGAGGCCGAGAAGCAGCACGTGGGCCTGCACCAGCGCGCAGCCCCGCTGCTCCACATGCTCAGGGATTCGTTGGCCGATAAAAAAGACGTGACCTGGAAGACCTGA
- a CDS encoding MarR family winged helix-turn-helix transcriptional regulator, whose amino-acid sequence MDPLFFKLVRVVNLTARPFHEKVGREHHLTLNEWRAMAVLGAQPGLNATQIADLTGLDKMAVSRALAGLKRHKRVQHLGDPTDRRRSRLYLTAAGKALHETVGMLGRQREAALFEGIEAGELARLDATLDKLIAAVQRAG is encoded by the coding sequence ATGGACCCGCTGTTCTTCAAGCTGGTGCGGGTGGTCAATCTCACGGCGCGGCCCTTTCACGAGAAGGTGGGCCGCGAGCACCACCTCACGCTCAACGAATGGCGTGCCATGGCGGTGCTCGGAGCGCAGCCGGGGCTCAATGCCACGCAGATCGCCGATCTCACCGGCCTCGACAAGATGGCGGTGAGCCGCGCGCTGGCCGGCCTGAAGCGCCACAAGCGCGTGCAGCACCTGGGCGACCCCACCGACCGGCGCCGCAGCCGGCTCTATCTCACGGCGGCCGGCAAGGCGCTGCACGAAACCGTCGGCATGCTCGGCCGGCAGCGCGAGGCCGCGCTGTTCGAGGGCATCGAGGCCGGCGAGCTTGCCCGCCTCGATGCAACCCTCGACAAGCTCATTGCCGCCGTCCAGCGCGCCGGATAG
- a CDS encoding thiamine pyrophosphate-dependent dehydrogenase E1 component subunit alpha — MDSSNSGTALYRVMVRIRAFENAAEAASQGGVSAYGQQAAGAAKVRGPLHLSTGQEAVPAGVCAHLRASDYLTSTHRGHGHTLAKGADLARMMCELFGKASGFNGGKGGSMHIADFSVGMLGANGVVAAGLPIAVGAAHAQKLLKAAPGRSQAALPPPGGGHGLPGPGGSGANNDITVCFFGDGAINRGPFLEALNWARVYDLPVLFVCEDNRWSATTASGPMTAGEGASARAASMDIAATQVDGNDVFAVHETAARLVAEVRSGGGPRLLHALTYRVKGHVSVDLAAYRDPAELAAALETDPIARARGHLLAAGVGAATLDAIENAARDEVDTALAIADAAPWPEPGAAFTDVQTVGAGQWY; from the coding sequence ATGGATTCGAGCAATTCAGGCACGGCGCTGTACCGCGTCATGGTGCGCATCCGCGCCTTCGAGAACGCCGCCGAAGCCGCGAGCCAGGGCGGCGTGAGCGCCTATGGCCAGCAGGCCGCCGGCGCGGCCAAGGTGCGCGGGCCGCTGCATCTTTCGACCGGGCAGGAGGCGGTGCCCGCAGGCGTCTGCGCGCACCTGCGGGCCAGCGACTACCTCACCTCCACGCACCGCGGCCACGGCCACACGCTGGCCAAGGGCGCGGATCTCGCCCGCATGATGTGCGAGCTGTTCGGCAAGGCCAGCGGCTTCAACGGCGGCAAGGGCGGCTCGATGCACATCGCGGACTTCTCGGTCGGCATGCTGGGCGCAAACGGCGTGGTGGCCGCGGGGCTGCCGATTGCCGTGGGCGCGGCGCATGCGCAGAAGCTGCTCAAGGCGGCGCCGGGCCGCTCCCAAGCCGCCTTGCCCCCCCCGGGGGGAGGCCACGGCTTGCCAGGGCCAGGGGGCTCTGGTGCGAACAATGACATCACGGTCTGCTTCTTCGGCGATGGCGCGATCAACCGCGGCCCTTTTCTCGAAGCGCTGAACTGGGCCCGCGTGTACGACCTGCCGGTGCTCTTCGTCTGCGAGGACAACCGCTGGAGCGCCACCACCGCGAGCGGCCCGATGACGGCGGGCGAAGGCGCATCGGCGCGCGCCGCCTCGATGGACATCGCGGCCACGCAGGTCGACGGCAACGACGTGTTCGCGGTGCACGAAACCGCCGCACGGCTGGTCGCCGAAGTGCGCAGCGGCGGCGGACCGCGGCTGCTGCATGCACTGACCTACCGCGTGAAGGGGCATGTGTCGGTCGACCTCGCGGCCTACCGCGATCCGGCCGAACTGGCGGCCGCGCTCGAAACCGATCCGATCGCGCGGGCGCGTGGGCACCTGCTCGCAGCCGGCGTGGGTGCGGCCACGCTCGACGCCATCGAGAACGCGGCGCGCGACGAGGTCGATACCGCACTGGCCATCGCCGATGCGGCGCCCTGGCCTGAGCCCGGCGCCGCCTTCACCGACGTGCAGACCGTCGGAGCAGGGCAATGGTATTGA
- a CDS encoding LysR family transcriptional regulator, with the protein MEPLNHLQSFVQSAESGSFSAAARRLGLTPAAVSKNVARLEARLGVRLFQRSTRRLTLTEGGERFLGQIGGALATLQDAVAGLSKDDGQPAGTLKVSMGQAFGREHVLPMMGDFLARYPSILPDWHFDNQQVDLVGEGFDAAIGGGIELSPGVVARELARIHVVAVAAPGYLAERALPAQPAQLAQLDTLLRRSSPTGRLRSWTLQHANGDQATVELPRPRAIFNDPEAIAHAALMGLGVAMLPMPFVERGLRSGELVRLLPEWHFDAGAVWLYYPSKKLLPAKTRVFIDFVLERFRSERFAERMQVA; encoded by the coding sequence ATGGAACCGCTCAATCACCTCCAATCCTTTGTGCAGAGTGCCGAAAGCGGCAGCTTCTCGGCCGCCGCCCGCCGGCTTGGGCTCACGCCGGCCGCGGTCAGCAAGAATGTTGCGCGGCTCGAGGCCCGGCTGGGCGTGCGGCTGTTTCAGCGCAGCACGCGCCGCCTGACGCTGACCGAAGGTGGGGAGCGTTTCCTGGGCCAGATCGGCGGGGCGCTGGCCACGCTGCAGGACGCGGTGGCCGGCCTCTCGAAGGACGACGGCCAGCCCGCCGGCACGCTCAAGGTGAGCATGGGCCAGGCCTTCGGCCGCGAGCACGTGCTGCCGATGATGGGCGACTTCCTGGCCCGCTATCCGTCCATCCTGCCCGACTGGCACTTCGACAACCAGCAGGTCGACCTGGTGGGCGAAGGCTTCGACGCGGCCATCGGCGGCGGCATCGAGCTGTCGCCCGGCGTAGTGGCGCGCGAACTGGCGCGCATTCATGTGGTGGCGGTGGCCGCACCGGGCTACCTGGCCGAGCGCGCACTGCCGGCGCAGCCCGCGCAACTGGCGCAGCTCGACACGCTGCTGCGCCGCTCCTCGCCCACGGGCCGGCTTCGCAGCTGGACGCTGCAGCATGCGAACGGCGACCAGGCCACGGTGGAGCTGCCGCGGCCGCGCGCGATCTTCAACGACCCCGAAGCCATTGCGCATGCCGCACTCATGGGCCTGGGCGTGGCCATGCTGCCGATGCCGTTCGTCGAACGCGGCCTCCGCAGCGGCGAGCTGGTGCGCCTGCTGCCCGAGTGGCACTTCGACGCGGGCGCGGTCTGGCTCTACTACCCGAGCAAGAAGCTGCTGCCCGCGAAGACGCGCGTGTTCATCGACTTCGTGCTCGAGCGTTTTCGCAGCGAGCGCTTCGCAGAGCGGATGCAGGTGGCATAG
- a CDS encoding amino acid ABC transporter substrate-binding protein produces MKTHLLITGATAAALLLSVGNACAQTDILKKIRESGAITMGVRDASGAMSFTLGPGSYTGFHVEVCERVIADLRKALQIEKISVKYQLVTPQNRIALVQNGTVDIECGTTTNNAARQKDVAFAPTLYVEGVRIAVKAASGIVSAAQFSGKAVAATTGTTSVQLLRKLKREGAGEIAEVLAKDNSEGFLLLESGRVDGFAADGQILATLISKSREPAQYRLLDQVLSVEPIAIMLAKGDPAFKKLVDQSVVSLARSGEAARLYDKWFMQPIPPHNSKVGLPASALTKAAWASPSDKPMEEYEAR; encoded by the coding sequence GTGAAAACACACTTGCTCATCACCGGCGCCACTGCCGCGGCGCTCCTGCTTTCGGTTGGAAACGCCTGTGCGCAAACCGACATCCTGAAGAAGATCAGGGAGTCCGGCGCCATCACCATGGGTGTGCGCGACGCCTCGGGCGCCATGTCCTTCACCCTTGGGCCGGGCAGCTACACGGGCTTTCACGTCGAGGTCTGCGAGCGTGTCATCGCGGACCTCAGGAAGGCGCTGCAGATCGAAAAGATCAGCGTGAAGTACCAGCTGGTCACGCCGCAGAATCGCATTGCCCTGGTGCAGAACGGCACCGTCGACATCGAGTGCGGCACCACGACCAACAACGCGGCGCGCCAGAAAGATGTCGCGTTCGCGCCCACGCTCTATGTCGAAGGGGTTCGCATTGCCGTGAAGGCAGCCTCCGGCATCGTGTCTGCCGCGCAGTTCTCCGGCAAGGCCGTGGCCGCGACAACCGGCACCACTTCTGTCCAGCTCCTCAGAAAACTCAAGCGCGAGGGTGCGGGCGAGATCGCGGAAGTGCTTGCCAAGGACAACAGCGAAGGCTTCCTGCTGCTCGAATCGGGCCGGGTGGATGGCTTCGCGGCCGATGGCCAGATCCTTGCCACGCTGATCTCCAAGAGCAGGGAGCCGGCGCAGTACAGGCTGCTGGACCAGGTTCTCAGCGTCGAGCCGATCGCGATCATGCTTGCGAAGGGCGACCCCGCGTTCAAGAAGCTGGTCGACCAAAGCGTGGTGTCGCTGGCCAGGAGCGGAGAAGCCGCGCGGCTCTACGACAAGTGGTTCATGCAGCCCATTCCGCCCCACAACTCGAAGGTCGGGCTGCCGGCCAGCGCCTTGACGAAGGCCGCCTGGGCCAGTCCCAGCGACAAGCCGATGGAAGAATACGAAGCGAGATAG
- a CDS encoding Bug family tripartite tricarboxylate transporter substrate binding protein encodes MTSSNSKTNRRAALAASACAIALAATPSWAQSTWPNKPVRIVVPFAAGGTTDILARAVAPELSKAFGQQFIVDNRAGAGGNVGAELVARAPNDGYTLLMGTVGTHGINRALYPKLPFDPIKDFVPITLVAAVPNVMEMNADKAKALNIRNVQDFIKYAKANPGKLNMASSGSGTSIHLAGELFKSMTGTFMAHIPYKGSGPALLDMVGGNADVMFDNLPSSMAQIKGGKLTALAVTSAKRSPALPDIPTVEEAGGPALKGYEASSWFGLLAPAGTSPEIVNRIQQEVAKSLGTPAIKEKMLAQGAIPSGNSPADFTKLIASEHVKWAKVVKDSGAKVD; translated from the coding sequence ATGACCTCTTCAAATTCCAAGACGAACCGCCGCGCCGCACTGGCCGCTTCCGCCTGCGCCATCGCCCTTGCGGCCACCCCTTCCTGGGCCCAGAGCACCTGGCCGAACAAGCCGGTGCGCATCGTCGTGCCCTTTGCGGCCGGCGGCACCACCGACATCCTGGCACGCGCCGTCGCGCCCGAGCTGTCGAAGGCATTCGGGCAGCAGTTCATCGTCGACAACCGCGCCGGTGCGGGTGGCAACGTGGGCGCCGAACTCGTAGCGCGCGCGCCGAACGACGGCTATACGCTCTTGATGGGCACCGTCGGCACGCACGGCATCAACCGCGCGCTCTATCCCAAGCTGCCGTTCGACCCGATCAAGGATTTCGTGCCGATCACGCTGGTGGCGGCGGTGCCGAACGTCATGGAGATGAACGCCGACAAGGCCAAGGCGCTGAACATCCGCAACGTGCAGGACTTCATCAAGTACGCCAAGGCCAATCCGGGCAAGCTCAACATGGCCTCGAGCGGCAGCGGCACCTCGATCCACCTGGCGGGCGAACTCTTCAAGAGCATGACCGGCACCTTCATGGCCCACATCCCGTACAAGGGTTCGGGCCCCGCGCTGCTCGACATGGTGGGCGGCAACGCCGACGTGATGTTCGACAACCTGCCCTCCTCGATGGCGCAGATCAAGGGCGGCAAGCTCACAGCGCTGGCCGTGACCAGCGCCAAGCGTTCGCCGGCCCTGCCCGACATTCCCACGGTCGAGGAAGCCGGCGGCCCGGCTCTCAAGGGCTACGAGGCGAGCTCGTGGTTCGGCCTGCTGGCGCCGGCAGGCACCTCGCCCGAGATCGTGAACCGGATCCAGCAGGAAGTGGCCAAATCGCTCGGCACGCCCGCCATCAAGGAAAAGATGCTCGCCCAGGGCGCGATTCCGAGCGGCAATTCACCGGCCGACTTCACCAAGCTGATTGCCAGCGAGCACGTGAAGTGGGCGAAGGTGGTGAAGGACTCCGGCGCGAAGGTTGACTAA
- a CDS encoding VOC family protein has product MNAPHTRIPFHLAFPVRDIAEARAFYGDLLGCPEGRSAPEWVDFDFHGHQIVAHLAPDECGHKASSAVDGHDVPVRHFGAILPMDQWQALADKLVARQTKFVIEPYIRFKGEPGEQATMFFLDPSGNAIEMKSFANLDSLFAV; this is encoded by the coding sequence ATGAATGCACCCCACACGAGAATTCCGTTCCACCTGGCCTTTCCTGTTCGCGACATTGCCGAAGCCCGCGCCTTCTACGGCGACCTGCTCGGATGCCCCGAGGGCCGCAGCGCACCCGAGTGGGTCGACTTCGACTTCCACGGCCACCAGATCGTGGCGCACCTGGCACCCGACGAATGCGGCCACAAGGCAAGCAGCGCCGTGGATGGCCACGACGTGCCGGTGCGCCACTTCGGCGCCATTCTTCCGATGGACCAATGGCAGGCGCTGGCCGACAAGCTCGTCGCGCGCCAGACCAAGTTCGTGATCGAGCCCTATATCCGGTTCAAGGGCGAGCCGGGCGAACAGGCGACGATGTTCTTTCTCGATCCGTCGGGCAATGCCATCGAGATGAAGTCGTTCGCGAACCTCGATTCGCTGTTCGCCGTCTGA